From the genome of Adhaeribacter pallidiroseus:
CCCGGGTTCGTTTGTCGTTGGGTTCGTAGGTCTGCACAAAATCAGTATTGGCGTAAATGGCCCCGGTTTCGTCGGAGTAAGCCGAAATACCTTTGTTATAGGGTATAATGGAAGTTTGCCAGTTAGACGATATCAGAAAAGGCGCAAACTGCACCATAAAAATGTGTTCGCCGGTATTTTCGGTGGCTTCGTTGTGCAAATCGTTGTAAGAAGCAAACAAGCTATAGGCGTTGGACGAAATAACCTCCTGGGCTTTAGCGGCGGCTTTCTGGTAATATTCGGTGCCTTTTTGTAAAGGGTAGCCGGCCATAGTCAGGTACACGCTGGATAGTAAAGATTTTACGGCTCCGGTAGTTGCTTTTCCGGATTTATCAGTAACCGGCAGCCCGGCTGATTCGGCCACTGTTAAATCTTCGACAATTAAGTTGTATACTTCTTGTTCCGGCGCCCGCGACGGGTATAACGCTTCCGAATTTAAATCTACTGGTTCGGTAATTAAGGGAATAGGGCCAAAAATCCGCACCAGGTTATAATAGTAATAAGCCCGTAGAAATCGGGCCTCGCCCAGTAGCCGCTTTTTCTGGCTTTCGTCCATGGTTATACTGGGTATATTTTTAATAGCCAGATTGGCATTGGCAATACCCTTGTAGCTGCTGGTCCAGTAGGTACCGCCGTAGGAGTTGTCAGAATTGTTTACCAGGTTCCGGATATTAATGCTGTTCTGGGCCTGACCTAAATCGGTGTTGGCGAGCCCGGTAGCAAATTCCAGCATCATCCAGGGAGCGCCATTAAAGCCGCCGCCGGTAGTGGACCGTAAATCGGCGTAAATGGCGTTTACAATACTTTCGGCGTGCTTGGGTTGCGTAAAATAAGTATCCTGGGTGAAATTAGACTGGTCGGTCTCTTCCAGAAAATCATCACAACTGGTACTAAAAAGCAGTAAAGCAAGGCCTAAAAACGAATGGCGCGTATATTTTTTAAAATTTCTATTCATAACAAATGTTTTTAAACGGAATAAATTAAAAACCAAGATTAAGACCCACCATAAACACCCGGGGCTTGGGATAATCGTACAAGGCTAAGCCCTGGTCGAAGGTGCCGCCCGCGGTAGCTACTTCCGGATCGTACCCTTCGTACTTAGTAATCAAAAAGAAATTTTGTAGAGAGGCATACACCCGTAACCGGTTAATGCGTAGTTTTTCGGTTACGCCGGCGTTAAAATTATACCCCAGCAGCAAATTCCGGCCCCGGATAAAGTCAGCATCCTGCACCCGGTGGCTATCATCGAAGGTATCGTAGCCGGCGGGTATGGGGCGCCATTGGGCAATATCGGTGTTTTGGTTTTCGGGGGTCCAGGCGTTTAGTACGGTAGCAAAGCTGTTGGCTATACCCTGGCGGTCTTCGGCAGAGTGCTGACTGGCTAGGGAAACATCGTTGCCGTACATAAACTGCAAATCGAGCATTAAGTCGAAGTTTTTATACTTAAAGGTGTTGATGAAGGAGCCAAAACCATCCGGAATGCCTTTGCCGATAATTACCCGGT
Proteins encoded in this window:
- a CDS encoding RagB/SusD family nutrient uptake outer membrane protein, whose amino-acid sequence is MNRNFKKYTRHSFLGLALLLFSTSCDDFLEETDQSNFTQDTYFTQPKHAESIVNAIYADLRSTTGGGFNGAPWMMLEFATGLANTDLGQAQNSINIRNLVNNSDNSYGGTYWTSSYKGIANANLAIKNIPSITMDESQKKRLLGEARFLRAYYYYNLVRIFGPIPLITEPVDLNSEALYPSRAPEQEVYNLIVEDLTVAESAGLPVTDKSGKATTGAVKSLLSSVYLTMAGYPLQKGTEYYQKAAAKAQEVISSNAYSLFASYNDLHNEATENTGEHIFMVQFAPFLISSNWQTSIIPYNKGISAYSDETGAIYANTDFVQTYEPNDKRTREKEFYYTEYTLSSDRNSSINLGGHFIYKHFDPKAQLETTNSGLNWMLMRYAEVLLIYAEAANEAAGPTAEAYEAVNLIRRRAELPELQGLSKELFREAIWREKWHELSYENKTWFDMVRLRKAFNVKTKTFDDYVGHQFSYGPVLKDRELLFPLPTAEVRNNKNLGQNTGY